The segment CGAGCAGCGCGATGGGCTGCACGCACTCCGGGCAGATGACCCGGAACATCTCAAAGGTGTCGTACGCGTCGAGCTCGTCGGGCGTGTCGACCGAATCAACAGGCTCCTGCATGGAGAATCTCCCCCTCGGGTGGGTCGGCCGGATCTGTACGGCCTCGACCACAGCAAGCACTTCCCATGCGGCCGTCCGCATAACCGTGTGGCAGCACCTCAGGGCGGACGCAAACCTGTGGCGTTCGTCACATGCCCGGCGCAGGTGCCCCGTGATGCCCCATACCGCCTGATAGTGGTCGACCCCGGCGGTGCCGCTCCTCTCCGGGAGCAATAGGGTCACCGCATGGAGGAGCTGGATCGTCAGATCGTAGAATTGCTCGTCAAGGACGGGCGCATGAGCTACACCGACCTGGGCAAGGCCACCGGCCTGTCCACGTCGGCGGTGCATCAGCGCGTCCGCCGTCTGGAGCAGCGCGGAGTCATCCGCGGCTACGCGGCCGTGGTCGACCCGGAGGCCGTCGGGCTGCCGCTGACCGCCTTCATCTCGGTCAAACCCTTCGACCCCAGTGCCCCCGACGACACCCCCGACCGGCTCGCCGACATCCCGGAGATCGAGGCCTGCCACAGCGTCGCCGGTGACGAGAACTACATCCTCAAGGTCCGCGTCGCCACCCCCCTGGAGCTGGAGCACCTGCTCAGCCGCATCCGCTCCCAGGCCGGTGTCTCCAGCCGCACCACCGTCGTCCTCTCCACCCCGTACGAGGCCAGGCCGCCGCGCATCTGACCCCCCGGCCCCACGGAACGGGGCCGGCAAGGGGGACCTGCCGGACAAACCGGGTCCGGGCAGGTCCTAGCCTGGTCGCATGAGTGAGTCCATGCCTCCCGCGTCTCCCGCCGAACACCGCACCGTGCTGCTGCGCGGTGGGGAAGTCCACAGCCCGGCCGATCCCTTCGCCACCGCCATGGTCGTGGAGCGCGGGCACGTCGCCTGGGTGGGCTCGGAGGGCGCGGCCGACGCCTTCGCCACCGGCGTGGACGAGGTGGTCGACCTGGAGGGCGCGCTCGTCACC is part of the Streptomyces sp. NBC_00250 genome and harbors:
- a CDS encoding Lrp/AsnC family transcriptional regulator, coding for MEELDRQIVELLVKDGRMSYTDLGKATGLSTSAVHQRVRRLEQRGVIRGYAAVVDPEAVGLPLTAFISVKPFDPSAPDDTPDRLADIPEIEACHSVAGDENYILKVRVATPLELEHLLSRIRSQAGVSSRTTVVLSTPYEARPPRI